A stretch of the Musa acuminata AAA Group cultivar baxijiao chromosome BXJ2-7, Cavendish_Baxijiao_AAA, whole genome shotgun sequence genome encodes the following:
- the LOC135616304 gene encoding ethylene-responsive transcription factor ERF039-like: MKEPLSSSYSSSSCCCSSSSNLSSATTTNASTEVVHSSEVISGKVARGGYKRKGRATGGEESKKQRNDGEHPSYRGVRMRQWGKWVSEIREPKKKSRIWLGTFPTAEMAARAHDVAALAIKGQSAYLNFPELASHLPRPATAAAKDIQAAAALAAATTFGDHSPGSRTSPNQTKLSPFRSPAPVTPPRDDGDGDGALFDLPDLLLDLREGFSHSSPWAPSAAEDVSELKIEEPFLWGYCC, from the coding sequence ATGAAAGAGCCTCTCAGCTCGTCCTATTCCTCCTCCTCTTGCTGCTGCTCTTCTTCCTCCAACTTGTCCTCCGCCACAACCACCAATGCTTCGACAGAAGTAGTCCACAGTTCAGAGGTGATCTCAGGCAAAGTAGCCAGGGGTGGCTACAAGAGGAAAGGTCGGGCAACCGGTGGCGAGGAGAGTAAGAAGCAACGCAATGATGGCGAGCATCCTTCTTACCGCGGCGTTCGAATGCGTCAATGGGGTAAGTGGGTGTCGGAGATCCGTGAACCGAAGAAGAAGTCGAGGATCTGGCTCGGGACATTCCCGACCGCCGAGATGGCCGCCCGAGCACACGACGTGGCGGCGTTGGCGATCAAGGGGCAGTCTGCGTACCTCAACTTCCCGGAACTGGCTTCCCATCTACCCCGTCCGGCCACCGCTGCAGCGAAGGACATCCAAGCTGCGGCGGCGCTGGCTGCCGCCACCACGTTCGGCGATCACAGCCCCGGGTCACGCACGAGCCCAAACCAAACCAAGCTGTCACCATTCCGTTCTCCTGCTCCTGTGACGCCACCGAGagacgacggcgacggcgacggcgctctCTTCGATCTACCCGATCTCCTGCTTGATTTAAGAGAAGGCTTCAGCCACTCTTCGCCATGGGCACCGTCGGCAGCCGAGGACGTCAGCGAACTTAAGATCGAGGAGCCATTCCTGTGGGGATACTGCTGCTAG
- the LOC135616813 gene encoding cell number regulator 6-like, with protein sequence MMSDVTVPSRYVKLTKDQDVPLEEIRPGELNQPIRVPQLGVHRCAECGQPLPESYEPPADEAWTTGICGCAEDPESCRTGLFCPCVLFGRNVERLRDDTPWTTPCMCHALCVEGGIALAVATAVFHGIDPETSVLIGEGLVFTWWMCGIYTGIFRQSLQKKYHLKNSPCDPCMVHCCMHWCAICQEHREMKGRLSDNHLMPVTVVNAPPVQEMSTHNSADSEAGPQQSQLAELKTQAL encoded by the exons ATGATGTCCGACGTGACGGTCCCGTCCAGGTACGTGAAGCTCACCAAGGATCAGGATGTGCCTTTGGAGGAGATCCGTCCTGGGGAGCTCAATCAGCCGATTCGCGTTCCTCAG TTGGGGGTTCACAGATGTGCCGAGTGCGGGCAACCCCTGCCGGAAAGCTATGAACCCCCTGCTGATGAAGCTTGGACCACCGGGATCTGTGGATGTGCTGAGGATCCTGAGAGCT GTCGGACTGGTCTGTTCTGTCCCTGTGTGTTGTTTGGGCGCAATGTGGAGAGGCTTAGAGATGATACACCATGGACAACTCCCTGTATGTGCCATGCTCTCTGTGTCGAAGGTGGTATTGCACTTGCAGTTGCTACAGCAGTTTTCCATGGTATTGACCCAGAAACATCAGTTTTGATTGGAGAAGGATTAGTCTTTACTTGGTGGATGTGTGGTATCTACACCGGTATATTTAGGCAATCACTACAAAAGAAGTATCATCTCAAG AACTCTCCATGTGACCCTTGCATGGTCCATTGCTGCATGCACTGGTGTGCTATCTGTCAGGAGCACCGggaaatgaagggtcggttatctGATAATCATCTCATGCCAGTGACTGTTGTCAACGCACCACCTGTGCAGGAAATGAGCACTCATAATTCAGCGGACTCTGAGGCTGGTCCACAACAGAGCCAGCTTGCTGAATTGAAGACACAAGCATTATAG